One genomic segment of Carassius carassius chromosome 21, fCarCar2.1, whole genome shotgun sequence includes these proteins:
- the gna14a gene encoding guanine nucleotide-binding protein subunit alpha-14 has product MAGCCMSAEEKERQRINQEIEKQLRKDKKDSRRELKLLLLGTGESGKSTFIKQMRIIHGSGYTDEDKKDFIKLVHQNTISAMQSMVRAMDMLKIAYANSDNKANGTLVNDTEVDKIMSLEEAQVNAIRSLWNDAGIQECYDRRREYQLTDSAKYYLSDLDRISDAAYVPTEQDILRVRVPTTGIIEYPFDLENVIFRMVDVGGQRSERRKWIHCFENVTSIIFLVALSEYDQVLAECDNENRMEESKALFKTIITYPWFQQSSVILFLNKTDILKEKIVYSHVATYFPEFTGPQNDPKAAQEFILKMYQEQNEDKDKSIYSHFTCATDTENIRLIFAAVKDTILRHNLKEFNLV; this is encoded by the exons atggcTGGATGTTGCATGTCTGCGGAGGAGAAGGAACGGCAGAGGATAAATCAGGAGATAGAAAAACAACTTAGGAAAGACAAGAAAGACTCGCGTAGAGAACTCAAACTACTGCTGCTGG GCACAGGTGAGAGTGGCAAGAGTACGTTCATTAAACAGATGAGGATCATTCATGGCTCGGGTTATACTGATGAAGATAAGAAGGACTTCATTAAGCTTGTCCACCAGAACACGATCAGTGCCATGCAGTCCATGGTCAGAGCTATGGACATGCTCAAGATCGCCTATGCTAACTCAGATAACAAG GCTAATGGTACACTGGTGAATGATACTGAGGTGGATAAGATCATGAGTTTGGAAGAGGCGCAGGTCAACGCCATCCGGAGTCTATGGAACGACGCTGGGATTCAGGAATGCTACGACCGCCGCCGAGAGTACCAGCTAACTGACTCGGCCAAATA CTACCTGAGTGATCTGGATCGGATTTCAGACGCCGCGTACGTCCCCACAGAGCAGGACATTCTGAGAGTCAGGGTTCCCACCACAGGTATCATCGAGTATCCCTTCGACCTGGAGAACGTCATCTTCAG GATGGTGGACGTCGGGGGTCAGCGATCCGAGCGCAGGAAGTGGATCCACTGCTTTGAGAACGTCACCTCCATCATCTTCCTGGTGGCTCTGAGCGAGTACGACCAGGTCCTGGCTGAATGTGACAATGAG AATCGCATGGAGGAGAGTAAAGCTTTGTTTAAAACCATCATCACATATCCTTGGTTCCAGCAGTCGTCTGTGATTCTCTTTCTTAATAAGACAGACATCCTGAAGGAGAAGATTGTGTACTCTCACGTGGCCACCTACTTCCCAGAATTCACAG GCCCCCAAAACGACCCAAAGGCAGCCCAGGAGTTTATTCTTAAGATGTACCAGGAGCAAAACGAAGACAAGGACAAATCCATCTACTCTCACTTCACTTGTGCCACCGACACGGAGAACATCCGCTTGATCTTCGCAGCTGTGAAAGACACCATCCTCAGACACAACCTCAAAGAGTTCAACCTGGTTTAA
- the cep78 gene encoding centrosomal protein of 78 kDa isoform X2 — MMLEPAQIRRRGAQDFEGYYDQVCAAQGSAPVRALKASLSRGMLEFNPDHINLTDWTPILSALAINKHLQHVAVKSCHLTSTGAQSSSRSHSKKKTPVIHSKNMTFQLCKAVQKCLCESSSLKTLQLHGLPLRERDLTALTKGLAKSVSLEYLSLAHCPIADQGLEVICQSVKYSSVIKTVDFTSCNITWQGAEHMANIIKHQAMRRHSTAWVETLRYRKAEFEAMSGLRRITLNDNILIGDRGVTALSRELAEDLWVKALDLQRCGISNEGARVLEQMLQSNSTLCVLDIRRNPLVDNDVVKAVLKKVLMNTKSHDSQYLWLKPPSPKSTLDQSRQSRRKNAGKATYRIGSRRSSSVNSVWRPPRPGSVGYVPWRTAARAGLQRGASQADGLTDQSFQNATSVRVTIETGSESEELDGADVPGPREKITSCQFRRLERENNRLQVALEECRLRLAEERNNRLKTSSRLVELELENERLRRLNQSLSEAHLSTSVLEDEHLLESIESSFQKFHAFLDLLKDAGLGQFASMAGIDQSDFGLLGHPQLSSTERTHVSQENEERRESSAMADIAQAESRTHSEPPAYTEDVPRPLSPVSLCRASPSLQEPLEFEAPGRSRESSYSSKQQRADGGALSVSPQSTASESSRANGSECSALNSRASRLSPLGSGRQRTAAGSVGL, encoded by the exons ATGATGCTGGAACCAGCACAGATCCGTCGGAGAGGTGCTCAGGATTTTGAAGGTTACTATGATCAGGTGTGTGCGGCTCAGGGATCAGCTCCTGTCCGTGCATTGAAAGCCAGCCTGAGTCGGGGGATGTTAGAGTTTAACCCTGATCACATCAATCTGACGGACTGGACGCCCATCCTGTCAGCCTTGGCCATCAACAAACACCTCCAGCATGTTGCTGTGAAGAGCTGCCACCTCACCAGCACTGGAGCTCAAA GTTCTTCCAGGTCTCATAGTAAGAAGAAAACCCCTGTGATTCATTCCAAGAATATGACTTTTCAGTTGTGCAAGGCTGTGCAAAAGTGCCTGTGTGAGTCAAGCAGCCTAAAGACCCTTCAGCTGCACGGTTTGCCACTGAGAGAGAGGGACCTCACGGCTCTCACAAAG GGTTTAGCTAAGAGTGTGTCATTGGAGTATCTGTCTTTAGCACACTGTCCAATCGCAGATCAAGGTTTGGAAG TCATCTGTCAGAGTGTGAAATATTCCTCAGTGATTAAGACAGTGGATTTCACTTCCTGTAATATCACCTGGCAGGGAGCGGAGCATATGGCGAACATCATAAAG CACCAGGCAATGAGACGGCATAGCACGGCGTGGGTGGAGACTTTGCGCTACAGGAAAGCAGAGTTTGAAGCAATGAGCGGACTGCGCAGAATCACTCTCAACGACAACATCCTTATCGGAGACCGAGGAGTGACGGCACTCTCCCGCGAGCTTGCAGAGGACCTGTGGGTCAAAG CGTTGGACCTGCAGCGCTGTGGGATCTCCAACGAAGGAGCTCGAGTTCTAGAGCAGATGCTTCAGTCCAATTCCACTCTGTGTGTTCTTGATATCAGGAGAAACCCGCTTGTCG ATAATGATGTGGTGAAGGCTGTGCTCAAAAAGGTTCTCATGAACACTAAAAGCCATGACTCGCAG TATCTGTGGCTTAAACCTCCTTCTCCCAAAAGCACTCTTGATCAATCACGGCAGTCAAGGAGGAAGAATGCAGGAAAAGCTACATATCGAATTG GATCTCGCCGATCGTCATCTGTGAACTCTGTGTGGAGGCCTCCTCGGCCTGGTTCTGTGGGGTACGTCCCATGGCGCACCGCTGCACGGGCTGGCTTACAAAG AGGTGCATCACAGGCTGATGGGCTGACAGACCAGAGTTTTCAA aacgcCACCTCTGTGCGGGTAACCATTGAGACGGGGTCGGAGTCGGAGGAGCTGGATGGTGCAGATGTACCGGGTCCTCGGGAGAAAATCACAAGCTGCCAGTTCAGACGACTAGAGCGGGAGAATAATCGATTACAG GTGGCGCTGGAAGAGTGTCGTCTGAGGCTGGCAGAGGAGAGGAACAACAGACTCAAAACCAGCTCTCGTCTGGTGGAG CTTGAGCTGGAGAATGAGCGTTTGCGGCGTCTGAATCAATCGCTGTCTGAAGCCCATCTCAGCACCTCTGTTCTGGAGGATGAACATTTGCTGGAAAGCATCGAATCCTCCTTCCAAAAATTCCACGCGTTCCTAGATCTGTTGAAAGACGCTGG GCTTGGCCAGTTTGCATCTATGGCTGGAATAGACCAATCAGACTTTGGGCTTCTTGGACATCCTCAGCTCTCCTCAACAGAGAGGACACACGTCAGCCaagaaaatgaggagaggagGGAGAGTTCAGCA ATGGCCGACATCGCTCAAGCTGAATCCAGGACTCATTCAGAACCTCCTGCTTACACTGAAGATGTTCCCCGGCCTCTGAGTCCAGTTAGCTTGTGTCGTGCCTCCCCATCTTTACAGGAGCCGCTTGAGTTTGAGGCCCCTGGGAGGAGCCGAGAGTCCTCGTACTCTTCAAAGCAGCAGCGGGCCGACGGAGGCGCTCTCTCAGTCAGTCCTCAGTCCACAGCCTCAGAGTCCTCCAGAGCCAACGGCTCCGAGTGCTCGGCTCTGAACTCCAGAGCGTCTCGTCTGTCTCCGCTGGGTTCAGGCAGACAGAGAACTGCTGCTGGATCGGTTGGGCTTTAG
- the cep78 gene encoding centrosomal protein of 78 kDa isoform X1 — MEVDAQNETLLLFQTAAVCFDTLGCMMLEPAQIRRRGAQDFEGYYDQVCAAQGSAPVRALKASLSRGMLEFNPDHINLTDWTPILSALAINKHLQHVAVKSCHLTSTGAQSSSRSHSKKKTPVIHSKNMTFQLCKAVQKCLCESSSLKTLQLHGLPLRERDLTALTKGLAKSVSLEYLSLAHCPIADQGLEVICQSVKYSSVIKTVDFTSCNITWQGAEHMANIIKHQAMRRHSTAWVETLRYRKAEFEAMSGLRRITLNDNILIGDRGVTALSRELAEDLWVKALDLQRCGISNEGARVLEQMLQSNSTLCVLDIRRNPLVDNDVVKAVLKKVLMNTKSHDSQYLWLKPPSPKSTLDQSRQSRRKNAGKATYRIGSRRSSSVNSVWRPPRPGSVGYVPWRTAARAGLQRGASQADGLTDQSFQNATSVRVTIETGSESEELDGADVPGPREKITSCQFRRLERENNRLQVALEECRLRLAEERNNRLKTSSRLVELELENERLRRLNQSLSEAHLSTSVLEDEHLLESIESSFQKFHAFLDLLKDAGLGQFASMAGIDQSDFGLLGHPQLSSTERTHVSQENEERRESSAMADIAQAESRTHSEPPAYTEDVPRPLSPVSLCRASPSLQEPLEFEAPGRSRESSYSSKQQRADGGALSVSPQSTASESSRANGSECSALNSRASRLSPLGSGRQRTAAGSVGL, encoded by the exons ATGGAGGTTGACGCGCAGAACGAGACGCTGCTTCTCTTTCAAACCGCCGCGGTTTGTTTTGACACGCTGG GTTGCATGATGCTGGAACCAGCACAGATCCGTCGGAGAGGTGCTCAGGATTTTGAAGGTTACTATGATCAGGTGTGTGCGGCTCAGGGATCAGCTCCTGTCCGTGCATTGAAAGCCAGCCTGAGTCGGGGGATGTTAGAGTTTAACCCTGATCACATCAATCTGACGGACTGGACGCCCATCCTGTCAGCCTTGGCCATCAACAAACACCTCCAGCATGTTGCTGTGAAGAGCTGCCACCTCACCAGCACTGGAGCTCAAA GTTCTTCCAGGTCTCATAGTAAGAAGAAAACCCCTGTGATTCATTCCAAGAATATGACTTTTCAGTTGTGCAAGGCTGTGCAAAAGTGCCTGTGTGAGTCAAGCAGCCTAAAGACCCTTCAGCTGCACGGTTTGCCACTGAGAGAGAGGGACCTCACGGCTCTCACAAAG GGTTTAGCTAAGAGTGTGTCATTGGAGTATCTGTCTTTAGCACACTGTCCAATCGCAGATCAAGGTTTGGAAG TCATCTGTCAGAGTGTGAAATATTCCTCAGTGATTAAGACAGTGGATTTCACTTCCTGTAATATCACCTGGCAGGGAGCGGAGCATATGGCGAACATCATAAAG CACCAGGCAATGAGACGGCATAGCACGGCGTGGGTGGAGACTTTGCGCTACAGGAAAGCAGAGTTTGAAGCAATGAGCGGACTGCGCAGAATCACTCTCAACGACAACATCCTTATCGGAGACCGAGGAGTGACGGCACTCTCCCGCGAGCTTGCAGAGGACCTGTGGGTCAAAG CGTTGGACCTGCAGCGCTGTGGGATCTCCAACGAAGGAGCTCGAGTTCTAGAGCAGATGCTTCAGTCCAATTCCACTCTGTGTGTTCTTGATATCAGGAGAAACCCGCTTGTCG ATAATGATGTGGTGAAGGCTGTGCTCAAAAAGGTTCTCATGAACACTAAAAGCCATGACTCGCAG TATCTGTGGCTTAAACCTCCTTCTCCCAAAAGCACTCTTGATCAATCACGGCAGTCAAGGAGGAAGAATGCAGGAAAAGCTACATATCGAATTG GATCTCGCCGATCGTCATCTGTGAACTCTGTGTGGAGGCCTCCTCGGCCTGGTTCTGTGGGGTACGTCCCATGGCGCACCGCTGCACGGGCTGGCTTACAAAG AGGTGCATCACAGGCTGATGGGCTGACAGACCAGAGTTTTCAA aacgcCACCTCTGTGCGGGTAACCATTGAGACGGGGTCGGAGTCGGAGGAGCTGGATGGTGCAGATGTACCGGGTCCTCGGGAGAAAATCACAAGCTGCCAGTTCAGACGACTAGAGCGGGAGAATAATCGATTACAG GTGGCGCTGGAAGAGTGTCGTCTGAGGCTGGCAGAGGAGAGGAACAACAGACTCAAAACCAGCTCTCGTCTGGTGGAG CTTGAGCTGGAGAATGAGCGTTTGCGGCGTCTGAATCAATCGCTGTCTGAAGCCCATCTCAGCACCTCTGTTCTGGAGGATGAACATTTGCTGGAAAGCATCGAATCCTCCTTCCAAAAATTCCACGCGTTCCTAGATCTGTTGAAAGACGCTGG GCTTGGCCAGTTTGCATCTATGGCTGGAATAGACCAATCAGACTTTGGGCTTCTTGGACATCCTCAGCTCTCCTCAACAGAGAGGACACACGTCAGCCaagaaaatgaggagaggagGGAGAGTTCAGCA ATGGCCGACATCGCTCAAGCTGAATCCAGGACTCATTCAGAACCTCCTGCTTACACTGAAGATGTTCCCCGGCCTCTGAGTCCAGTTAGCTTGTGTCGTGCCTCCCCATCTTTACAGGAGCCGCTTGAGTTTGAGGCCCCTGGGAGGAGCCGAGAGTCCTCGTACTCTTCAAAGCAGCAGCGGGCCGACGGAGGCGCTCTCTCAGTCAGTCCTCAGTCCACAGCCTCAGAGTCCTCCAGAGCCAACGGCTCCGAGTGCTCGGCTCTGAACTCCAGAGCGTCTCGTCTGTCTCCGCTGGGTTCAGGCAGACAGAGAACTGCTGCTGGATCGGTTGGGCTTTAG